The Henckelia pumila isolate YLH828 chromosome 2, ASM3356847v2, whole genome shotgun sequence genome includes a window with the following:
- the LOC140884430 gene encoding uncharacterized protein, with product MDMFNAKLKRLCSRLGWPDGRRRRCSKPKITVKRLGSRNHTVDAASAVIHPSNDSGGVKSDRSFRVATFNAALFSMAPAVQDSSHVNGFENQETVRRNLGFDDHNSRGGKLMIGNNRPKSILKQSPLHPMNNSSSTSNENLSKQQKFAKSRLRVSINLPDNEISLKRSGQLSYYADSEQMEGILKGKAPLIRSHSMHSSTMSGRTEYKSRRAIFEVLKELNADVLALQDVKAEEEKDMKPLSDLADALGMKYVFAESWAPEYGNAILSKWPIKRWKAQKVFDDTDFRNVLKATIDVPQAGEINFFCTHLDHLDENWRMKQINAIIESTEVPHILAGGLNSLDETDYSQERWTDIVKYYEEMRKPTPKVEVMKHLKSKQYTDAKDFAGECESVVMIAKGQSVQGTCKYGTRVDYILSSSNAPYKFVPGSYSVLSSKGTSDHHIVKVDVIKGDSSTQQCTSTNLRQQSRQTVKITYSSSPSKGIWKVHS from the exons ATGGACATGTTCAACGCCAAACTGAAGCGCCTCTGTTCTAGATTGGGATGGCCGGATGGCCGCCGCCGCCGTTGCTCCAAGCCTAAAATCACCGTGAAAAGGCTCGGCTCCAGGAATCACACAGTAGATGCTGCTTCTGCCGTGATTCATCCCAGTAATGACTCCGGTGGCGTGAAATCCGATAGGTCGTTTAGAGTTGCCACATTTAATGCTGCCCTCTTCTCCATGGCACCAGCGGTCCAGGATTCGTCTCACGTTaatgggttcgaaaatcaagaAACCGTGAGGAGGAATCTCGGGTTTGATGATCACAATTCAAGAGGGGGGAAATTGATGATCGGCAATAATCGTCCGAAAAGCATACTGAAACAATCCCCACTGCATCCCATGAACAATAGTAGTAGTACTAGCAATGAGAATCTCTCCAAGCAGCAAAAGTTTGCCAAATCGAGATTGAGGGTCTCCATAAATTTACCCGACAACGAGATTTCTTTGAAGAGAAGCGGGCAGTTGAGCTACTACGCCGATAGTGAACAGATGGAAGGGATTCTTAAAGGAAAAGCTCCGTTGATAAGATCACACAGCATGCATTCGAGCACGATGAGTGGGAGGACGGAATACAAGAGCAGGAGGGCGATTTTCGAAGTGTTGAAAGAGCTGAATGCAGATGTGTTGGCTTTGCAAGATGTGAAGGCAGAAGAGGAGAAGGATATGAAGCCTTTATCTGATTTGGCCGATGCTTTGGGGATGAAATATGTTTTTGCTGAGAGTTGGGCTCCTGAATATGGAAATGCCattctctcaaagtggccgatTAAGAGATGGAAGGCTCAGAAAGTCTTTGATGACACTGATTTCAG AAATGTACTGAAAGCCACCATTGATGTGCCTCAAGCTGGAGAAATCAACTTCTTCTGCACTCATCTGGACCATTTGGACGAGAACTGGAGGATGAAACAGATCAACGCGATAATCGAATCCACTGAGGTTCCCCATATCTTAGCCGGAGGACTAAATTCTCTGGACGAAACAGATTACTCTCAAGAAAGATGGACAGATATTGTAAAG TACTATGAAGAAATGAGAAAACCAACGCCTAAAGTGGAGGTGATGAAGCACCTGAAGAGCAAACAATACACAGATGCTAAAGATTTTGCCGGCGAATGCGAGTCTGTTGTCATGATCGCCAAAGGACAGA GTGTACAAGGAACGTGCAAATACGGGACTCGAGTAGACTACATACTATCATCATCAAACGCACCCTACAAGTTTGTTCCGGGATCATACTCAGTCTTATCTTCGAAAGGGACATCAGATCATCATATTGTGAAAGTTGATGTGATCAAAGGAGATAGCAGCACACAACAATGCACAAGCACGAATCTTAGGCAGCAGAGTCGACAAACGGTTAAGATCACATACTCTTCTTCTCCATCAAAGGGTATATGGAAAGTACATTCTTGA